A window of Limosilactobacillus reuteri genomic DNA:
GGAATTAGACATTCCTGGAATCGCGTTTAGGATACCGATTAAAGCTACAAGAAGGAAGATATCGGTAAAACCATGACTTCTAACCATATGGAGAAGCTTGGCCTTATTATGAGCATTAAAATCTAGCAACAGGTCAATTTCTGGCTTATATGTTCGATAAATGAAGTAGAGAACGATGACGGCGAGGATAATCGCGACACCGATCAGCCATGTTTTACTTAATTTACGCTCTTTCATAATTATTGTTCCTCCTTTGATAGCGTAAACCCAGCCTTTTTAAAAAGGGAGGTAAGAGAATGTCGTAAAAGCGGATCATGAGCGTAAAGATAAGTTCCATATACACCACGTTTAAATAAAACGTTCAAAGAATTCATAATCATTCTTTTTTCTAAACTCTCAATTTCAGCTGGATCAGTTAGGTCGTCACGTTTTTTGAATGCTTCAACATCTGTATAACGATCTAAATTTACTTGAAGTTGGTTTGTTTGAGGCGTTTGGCTAATTGGCGGACCGATAATAATACCGGTGTAATTTAAGTCAAACCCCTGGCAGGTATAGATTGAGCCAACTTCATCAATGGTTTGAGGCAATTCTGCCCAGGGGGTAACTGTATAGTTATATTGATCCCAGGGCATCTTAAATCTGCCTTCCTCAATGTAGTGTTTACCACCATCGAGTGTTGATGGATATCCAGATGTTGAAAGAATGCGGGAAAGTCCTACTTCTTTATTACGTTGAACAATTGCTTTCCTCATTTCCTCAGCATCACTGTAAATGCGAAAATCATAATGATCACGGGCAGATGCTGGTAAAGCGGTTAATTTATAGTTAGTAAATTCATTAAACCACTTAACTAATTCATCGCTCGCATTCATGCGAACCATGTGGGTCAAATGGTAATCTTTATGGGGATATTGGTACGTAATTGCCTGAAGTCGTTCAGGGGTCCAGAGACTTTTCATTCGTAAGACTTGGTATTGATCAAAGACAATTATGACAACTTTAGCGCGTTTAATAATCTCGACAAGCTGATTATCATGGTAAAAATTATTATAATGATCGGGCTTGGATAATAGAAGATGAGCTTCATCGATAACAGCAACATCAATGGTTTGGTTTTGCTTATCTAATTGATTAATTAATGAAGTTGGCCGAGCGAAGTCCTTTTTATATAACTCTTTTATTGGCCCGGCAATCTCTTTATAGACTTTCAGAATTTCCGGATGGTTAACAAGAAAATAATTATTAGTATGATAAAGAACAGAATTTTGTTGTGTCCGTGCTTCTTTTTGAATGTGGACGAATAATTGTGATAAGATTACGCTTTTTCCAGTCCCAGCATCCCCGTAGACTGTATATATTGCAGGATGATTTTGTGTTAGATGGTGTTTAGTAAATGAAATAATATCATTGACGAGTTGTTCTTGCTCTGTCGTTAATTTTTTAAATGGTGAAATTTTGTTAGTTGCAGCGTTGTCTATATTTTTCATAATTATTTCCTTTTTAACGAATTACTCTATTTAATGGTATCGAAATGCATGAATTTCGTCAATTTGAACTTGAGAGTAATTTACTCAATGCTTTAGAAAGTGTTAGAATAATAAGAGCATTAAGTATTACTAATTATTAAATGTAAAATCAAGAAGGAGTGGAATAGATGAATCTGCATCCTGATTACCTCTTAAACGAAGTTAATGAACCAAGCGATATTAAGGACATGTCACTTGACGAATTAAAACAATTAGCAACAGAAATGCGTCAACTTGTTCTTGAACGCGACGCAAAAATCGGTGGACACGTGGGCTCTAATCTTGGCGTAATGGAGCTAACGATTGCTTTTCACTATGTCTTTGATTCGCCCCATGATAAAGTTATTTGGGATGTTTCACACCAGAGCTATGCCCATAAAATGCTGACAGGCCGGAAATTAGGTTTTCTTGATCCCGATCATTATGAAGATATTACTGGATTTACGTCACCAGAAGAAAGCGCTCATGACTTTTTTGAAATAGGCCATACTTCAACATCAATCTCACTTGCAGTGGGGATGGCTCAAGCGCGTGATTTAATGAAGCCGCAATCACATAATAACGTTATGGCAGTAATTGGGGATGGATCCTTAAGTGGCGGATTAGCTTTTGAAGGATTAAACAATGCTGCTAAGCTTAATTCTAACTTGATTATTCTTGTTAATGATAATCAAATGTCAATTGATGAGAACCAGGGTGGTTTATACAAGGGACTAAAAGAACTCCGGGATACCAATGGTGAATCTCCCAATAATATTTTTAAGTTTATGGGTCTCAATTACAAGTACGTTGCAGACGGTAATGACTTGCAGACGATGATCGACACTTTTAAGGAAATCAAGGATATTGACCATCCAATCGTCCTTCATGTTAACACCTTAAAAGGGAAGGGGTATGAACCTGCTGTTGAAGAAAAGATGAAGTATCATTGGCGCACTCCATTTGACCTAAAGACTGGTGAAGATAAGGTTAAGGTAAGTGGAGAATCATATAGTGATGCTGTTCTTGCTGAATTAGATAAGCAAATTGCAGCGGATAAGCCAGTTGTTGCTATTAATGCTGGAATTCCTGGTGCGTTTGATCTTGGCAAATTTAAGGCTAAGCACCCGGACCGTTATTATGATGTTGGGATTGCTGAACAGAATTCAATTACGACTGCTGTTGCAATGGCGCAAGCAGGTGCACGCCCTGTTGTATTTCAAAATAGTACTTTCCTGCAACGAGCATATGATCAATTGATTCATGACATGGCATTAAATGATGCTCCGGTTGTAATGATTGTGCGAGGCGGGGCAATTTCAGAAAGTTCTGCTACTCATCAAGGAACATTTGATATTTCAATGATTAGTGATCTGCCAAACATTGAATATTTAGCACCAACAAACGTCGAAGAAATGATTTCGATGTTACGGTGGGCAATCAATCAAACTGATGAACCAGTAGTACTTCGGCAACCAGAAAAGCCCCTTCTTCACGGGACTCCAACACAAGATGACTACAGTACGATCAAGTACGATATTGCTCATCATGGAAGTGAAGTTGCAATTATGGCTGTTGGTGACTTCTGGGAACTTGGTGAAAGGGTAAGGAAGGAACTTCAAGACAAGCTTAACATTGATGCTACATTGATCAATCCAAAGTCGGTAACTGGAATCGATTCAGATGTCCTTAACCACCTAGCAGAAAATCATGATGTAGTTGTTACTCTAGAGGATGGGGTCCTTAGTGGGGGCTTCGGGGAAACAATTGCTCGTTACTATGGACCAAGGGGAATGAAAGTTTTGAACTTTGGAGCACCACGGGAATTTGCGGATAATGTTCCTACCGAAGTACTATATGAATGGTACCACTTAACCCCTAAACAAATTGTGGATGATATTGAGCAGGTTATCCATTCACTATAAGTTAACAGAGCTGTCATCGCAGGTAAGGATTACTTGTAGGTGATAGCTTTTTTTGATTTAAAAAATGCGAATTGCTTCTTTTTACGTATATATATTAAAGAGTATATACAAAAGAGGAGCGAGATAATATGAATCATTTAAACCACCATTGTATATTGCAAAACACTTGCTTAGTAGGCTTAACGACAGCGTCAACGATCCTTTCGCTATCGTTAAATACTCCACCAGTTTTAGCTGCAACTCAAGAGTCAATTACGTATCCCGTATCTAACGCAAATAATCAGAAAGAACGTGTCCAAATCAAACGTGTAATTTATTTTCATCTCTTAAATGAAGTTAAAAAAGTGGAACAAGTGTCTTATGCTCACCGTGAAGTACCGAATGATCCAACCAAAAAGGCAATTTGGATTATTGAACCTTTTGAAGAAGTTAATATCCCTGACCAAGCTGGTTTTAGACCATCAATGGATAAGATTCCAACTGTTACAGAAATAGAGGATTTATCACAATTAAAAAGTATCGTAAATATTTATTATCAGCCTCTCAATAAAGATGAAGGAACGAAAAAAGAAAATATTTTAGAAGAAAAGAAGGCGGCAGAACAAGCAACAGAGAATGAAAAGGAGGAAAAACAAGGTTCACAGGACAATTATTCCGTGGAAGAAGATCTGGGGGATGATAATCAGGTCGGAGAAAATTACGGGGAGGTAAATAATACAAGAAAACAGCAAAATTTGCATCAACGGATAAAAGATATTAATAATCGACTAAATCGTTCACATCGAAATTCACGTAAAAACGATAGCAATGACCAGCAAACACTTCCACAGACGGGAAATGAGACCGATAATTTAACAACTTTCCTCGGCCTGGGGATAACGGTAATGGTTGCGGGGATGAGTCTTTTTTTGTTAAAGAAAGCGCATAACAAGAAATAAAACCAAAAAACTTGCTAAAAGGACTTGCATTTTTAATTTTCTAATAGTATTCTAATGTCATTGAAAAGCGAAATGGAGAAAATTAAAATGCAAATTTACAATGACTCGATTATTCATCACCTAACCTCCACCTCAACCACAACAACAATTACCGTGGTTGAGTAGTTTTAATATCTCTTAAATCTGTTAGCAATAGCTACTCAAGATGTCTCAACCACTTATCAAAAATTGACAAGGGTTGAATAGGGACATTTTGGGTAGCTTTTTTATTTAAAGTGAGGTTAGAATGATGGATAATCAGAAAAATGAAGTTAAATTAAATCGGACAATGACTCCCGGACAAATGGAAATGATTGCAATTGGTGGGACAATTGGTAGTGGCCTTTTCATGGGAGCCACATCAACTATTAAATGGACTGGTCCTTCTGTCTTATTAGCATATGCCTTTGTAGGATTAGTCCTGTATGGTGTTATGCGAGCATTAGGAGAAATGATCTATATCAGTCCAGGAACTGGTTCCTTTGCAGACTATGGTTCTAAATATATTCATCCCTTAGCTGGATACCTGACAAAGTGGAGTAACGTCTTTCAGTTTATCATTGTTGGTATTTCAGACATTATTGCCATGGGTCAATATCTTAATTATTGGTGGCCTAACTTACCAGACTGGATTTCTGGATTAGTAATGATCATTATCTTAACGCTTGCGAATCTTGCATCTGCTAAGGCATATGGCCGCTTGGAATTTTGGTTTGCGATGATTAAAGTTGTTACAATTATTGTTATGATCATTCTTGGATTGTTAGTCATTGTCCTTGGGTTGGGTAACAATTGGCATCCGGTTGGAATTTCCAATTTATGGTCACATGGTGGATTCTTTACTGGTGGATTCATGGGATTCATGTTCTCACTATCTGTGATTGCTGGATCCTATCAAGGAATTGAATTACTTGGTATTACTGCTGGTGAAGCCGCTTCACCACGTCATGCGATTGTTAAGTCAGTTAAATCTGTTATTTGGCGGATTTTAATTTTCTATATTGGGGCAATTTTTGTTATCGTTTCCATTTATCCATGGGACGAATTAAAGGCAGTTGGATCACCATTCGTTGAGACATTTACTAAAGTTGGTATTACTGGAGCAGCTGGAATCATTAACTTTGTTGTTTTGACTGCTGCATTGTCCGGTGCCAACTCAGGAATCTACAGTGCTAGTCGGATGCTTTTCAAGCTTTCAGTTGATGGTGAGGTTCCTAAGGTCTTTAGTAAATTGTCAAAGCGGGTTGTACCAAATGTTGCGATCTTAACAATTTCATTCTGGATTTTCCTTGGCTTTATTGTTAACATGCTTCTATCAATGTTTAATGTAGCCTCTGCTAATATCTTCGTGATTGTATATAGTTCAAGTGTCCTTCCCGGAATGGTACCATGGTTTATTATTTTGATTTCAGAATTAAACTTCCGGCGTAATAATCCGGCTGAATTAAAAGACCACCCATTCAAGATGCCACTTTATCCAGCATATAACTACTTTAGCTTGATTGCGCTAAGTGTTATCTTACTATTTATGTTCTTTAACCCAGATACACGGATTTCAGTCAGTGCTGGGGCAGTCTTCTTAGTTATCATGAGCATTATCTACAAGTTAAGAACTCAACGCCAAGATAAATTAGCATAAAGAATAAGTACTCTCGAAACAGATTGTTTTGGGAGTGTTTTCTTTTATCAATTAAAATGATAAAATACTTTTACGAACATACGTTTAAGAGGAAAGGTATTTTAGAAACATGCGATTTCGATTCAATAAAAAGACTCAGTATTTACTTTTAGCTTTAGTAGCGGTTCTCGGCATTGGTAGTTTTTCCCAGCCATCTGACAAGGGAAGTACCTTACCACAGGGAATCCAACGGGTAGCATCTTGGCGCCATTCAAACAACAATAATCGATCATCTTCTTTTACGCCGCCAACCCAAGAGCAGGCTACGGGTGTTCTTTCTAATGGAGTTCGTCAGCAGTTAGGAACATCTGACATAAAATGGAATGGTTACGGAGCGTTTATTTTAAATAACAATCAGACGGCGCTAAACGCAAATATTAATAATGCGCCATACGCTGTTAATCGACGTGATTCTCATGGACGAGCATGGCAGGGAGACGCCTGGCTCAATCGTACAACACGCCAATACCGTGATCGAAATGAAACTGGAAATGGAGCCACTAATTGGAAGCCAGCTGGATTTTTACAAGCCCACAACTTAAAAGGTGGTATCTCCCATGCTTATGATCGCGGACACTTACTAGGATATGCATTAGTAGGTGGTATCCGTGGTTTTGATGCTTCAGAGTCAAATCCCGCTAATATTGCAACTCAAACTGCTTGGGCCAACGAAGCTCGAAGCAGTACATCAACCGGGCAGAACTACTATGAAGGCTTAGTGCGAAAAGCTCTTGACCAGAACAAACAAGTTCGTTATCGGGTAACAGATGTCTATGATGGTAATAATTTAGTGCCTTCTGGTGCCCATATTGAGGCCAAATCAAAGGATGGCAGTTTGCAATACAATGTTTTCGTCCCTAATGTGCAAAACAATATTAGTATAAATTATGCAACAGGGGCAGTAACGCAAGTGAACACGAATTAAAAAACTATGTAATTAGAATAGCCCCTCAATACTTCATTTAATTAAAGTATTGGGGGGGCCTATTTATCATCTGCATATAAAACTAGCGTAGAAACAAAATATTTCACTGGTCACTTGCAAAATTGGTTTAAATAAACGAAAATAAAAAGAGTTAATATTGTTTAGAAAAGGACTACGCCAATGACAGATTCAGATCTAAAAAAGATTCATATTGTTTTTAATGGTCAAGATACTCCACCATTAAAGATTAGCCAGCTTTTTGATGCTAATAAGTTCAATCGTTTAACAGCAGTTACTGGTAACGTGACTGCCGACTTTATTAATCAGTATCTAAGTCGATTCATTAAAGTCGAAATTGCACTGAGCAGCCCTGAAAATTATGAAGCTAAAACTGGTGATGAAGTAATCACTAAGGTAGCTTTAACCAATGCATTGCTATCTGCTGCTAATAAAAAGCCTGCTAAAGTCTTTGAAGCATTAACTAGTGACAATCAAGCAAATGTGTTGAACAATCTTTTTCAAGTTGCAATTGCACCAACCCAGGCTATCCATTCACGTTTTTACCTCCTAAGTAATTCCGAGACCCATGATACTCGTGTGATTTTGGGAAGTCTTAACTTGGACAGTGCTTCATTTGATAAAGAGCGTAACCAATATGAAGAAATATTAGTCTTTGATGATGACATTCGGCTATTTCAAAATCTTGATAACCACTATAAGAATGACATCAAGCCAGTTTTACGACCATTTTTTACTGAAAATCTTTTAAATGCAGCGCAAAATCAAATTGATGAGAGCTTGAAAGATACTAAAGGGACTAAGAATGCGGTTGTAATTCTTGATAATGAAGTTACCGATCAAATCGCAGCGGCAGATATGACCGACTTGATTAGTCATGACGTTCAAAAACAAATTGATGAAAATAAAATTCCCGCAATGATTACTAATTCGATGCGAGATATTACGACTAACCGCTCTCAAGATAAAGAAGAAGCAGAACGACAAATTCAACAACACGATACAATTTACACTTTGCAAAAAACAGCTGTATCGCCACGAGCAGCTAAGCCAAAATTGAAATCGCGCGAAAAGATTTTTAAACAAGTTCAAGATGCACTGATTAGTGGAATGACACCACAACAACGGTCAGCAGAGAAAAAATATACAACATTCTTATATGATCGTCCGATGGAAAGAAATCTGGTTAATAATAATAGTGGACTATATGTACCAAATGATACTGGTACGCACCCAATTCAGTTTGGAAAGGTTGCGACTATTAGTCAAATTCGTGATGGCTTAAAGAGTATTGATGCGGTATTAAAAGGGTATCAGCAATATGTTGTTGACTACAATGATGATTATGGCAAGCGATTCTATGAAGCTATTTTATATAGTTTTACGGCACCATTTTTATGGGAGATTCGTGCGAAAGCTAGTTTGAATCCTGAAGATGGTAATGATATTCCTAACTTCTTGATTCTAGGAGCAACTGCTGGTTCTGGAAAGTCAACTCTATTACGGATTATTAATCAATTGACATGGAATACTGATCGGTCATTAATTGATTTTGGGACTATCTATCCTACAGATACACCGCAGAAAAAAGCAAAAACTGTTGATGCAATCGAGCACTACATGAAGCTTGGAAGTTCATACCCCGTTTTAATGGATGAGATTGAACCATACTTCTTCCAACAGGATCAATATAGTCGGCACTTAGTTGTTGATACGATGAATGAATTGGTTAACAATCCCCATGCAATTGCGCCATTAATTGGAACAACAAATTATGATTCTGGTTTTACGATGCTTCGTGAAACTGCACGACGAACTTATTATCTTCAAATTGATAAGGTTATCGATGATCAGCAAAAAGGAGAAGCCAATAAATATATCTATAACGTACGGCAAACTTTAAATAATACGCTGTTTAAGGACTTTGTAATGCGGATGGCAAGCTTACTAGAAGACGATGAAACGCCATGGCGCGCATTCGACGAAAAAACTGGTAAACTTGACTTCTTAGCAAATACCCGTAAGATTTTCCGCGATTACTATCAAATGGCGGATATGGAAGTACCTCCTTACTTTGCAGATGAAATTTGTGATGACTTTAAGGAAAGTTCACGTAACCGCTGGGCTAAGCTTTACCTAACACAAGAAGAAGACTTTAAATACCGCCAACAAGATCATAGCTTGTTATTTGATATTTCGAAACTTAATACTTTTAATGGCTTTACTGCCGATAGTATTGAAAAGTACCGAAATGCACTGCCAATAGAACTTTGTGTTGATGGTATCAATGGCAAACGTGGTAAGTTCGTGGAAATAAAAGCCGATGAATTCTTTAAGTGGATTGGTGAACGCAACCC
This region includes:
- a CDS encoding DUF2075 domain-containing protein; the protein is MKNIDNAATNKISPFKKLTTEQEQLVNDIISFTKHHLTQNHPAIYTVYGDAGTGKSVILSQLFVHIQKEARTQQNSVLYHTNNYFLVNHPEILKVYKEIAGPIKELYKKDFARPTSLINQLDKQNQTIDVAVIDEAHLLLSKPDHYNNFYHDNQLVEIIKRAKVVIIVFDQYQVLRMKSLWTPERLQAITYQYPHKDYHLTHMVRMNASDELVKWFNEFTNYKLTALPASARDHYDFRIYSDAEEMRKAIVQRNKEVGLSRILSTSGYPSTLDGGKHYIEEGRFKMPWDQYNYTVTPWAELPQTIDEVGSIYTCQGFDLNYTGIIIGPPISQTPQTNQLQVNLDRYTDVEAFKKRDDLTDPAEIESLEKRMIMNSLNVLFKRGVYGTYLYAHDPLLRHSLTSLFKKAGFTLSKEEQ
- a CDS encoding 1-deoxy-D-xylulose-5-phosphate synthase — protein: MNLHPDYLLNEVNEPSDIKDMSLDELKQLATEMRQLVLERDAKIGGHVGSNLGVMELTIAFHYVFDSPHDKVIWDVSHQSYAHKMLTGRKLGFLDPDHYEDITGFTSPEESAHDFFEIGHTSTSISLAVGMAQARDLMKPQSHNNVMAVIGDGSLSGGLAFEGLNNAAKLNSNLIILVNDNQMSIDENQGGLYKGLKELRDTNGESPNNIFKFMGLNYKYVADGNDLQTMIDTFKEIKDIDHPIVLHVNTLKGKGYEPAVEEKMKYHWRTPFDLKTGEDKVKVSGESYSDAVLAELDKQIAADKPVVAINAGIPGAFDLGKFKAKHPDRYYDVGIAEQNSITTAVAMAQAGARPVVFQNSTFLQRAYDQLIHDMALNDAPVVMIVRGGAISESSATHQGTFDISMISDLPNIEYLAPTNVEEMISMLRWAINQTDEPVVLRQPEKPLLHGTPTQDDYSTIKYDIAHHGSEVAIMAVGDFWELGERVRKELQDKLNIDATLINPKSVTGIDSDVLNHLAENHDVVVTLEDGVLSGGFGETIARYYGPRGMKVLNFGAPREFADNVPTEVLYEWYHLTPKQIVDDIEQVIHSL
- a CDS encoding LPXTG cell wall anchor domain-containing protein, translating into MNHLNHHCILQNTCLVGLTTASTILSLSLNTPPVLAATQESITYPVSNANNQKERVQIKRVIYFHLLNEVKKVEQVSYAHREVPNDPTKKAIWIIEPFEEVNIPDQAGFRPSMDKIPTVTEIEDLSQLKSIVNIYYQPLNKDEGTKKENILEEKKAAEQATENEKEEKQGSQDNYSVEEDLGDDNQVGENYGEVNNTRKQQNLHQRIKDINNRLNRSHRNSRKNDSNDQQTLPQTGNETDNLTTFLGLGITVMVAGMSLFLLKKAHNKK
- a CDS encoding amino acid permease — protein: MMDNQKNEVKLNRTMTPGQMEMIAIGGTIGSGLFMGATSTIKWTGPSVLLAYAFVGLVLYGVMRALGEMIYISPGTGSFADYGSKYIHPLAGYLTKWSNVFQFIIVGISDIIAMGQYLNYWWPNLPDWISGLVMIIILTLANLASAKAYGRLEFWFAMIKVVTIIVMIILGLLVIVLGLGNNWHPVGISNLWSHGGFFTGGFMGFMFSLSVIAGSYQGIELLGITAGEAASPRHAIVKSVKSVIWRILIFYIGAIFVIVSIYPWDELKAVGSPFVETFTKVGITGAAGIINFVVLTAALSGANSGIYSASRMLFKLSVDGEVPKVFSKLSKRVVPNVAILTISFWIFLGFIVNMLLSMFNVASANIFVIVYSSSVLPGMVPWFIILISELNFRRNNPAELKDHPFKMPLYPAYNYFSLIALSVILLFMFFNPDTRISVSAGAVFLVIMSIIYKLRTQRQDKLA
- a CDS encoding DNA/RNA non-specific endonuclease, which codes for MRFRFNKKTQYLLLALVAVLGIGSFSQPSDKGSTLPQGIQRVASWRHSNNNNRSSSFTPPTQEQATGVLSNGVRQQLGTSDIKWNGYGAFILNNNQTALNANINNAPYAVNRRDSHGRAWQGDAWLNRTTRQYRDRNETGNGATNWKPAGFLQAHNLKGGISHAYDRGHLLGYALVGGIRGFDASESNPANIATQTAWANEARSSTSTGQNYYEGLVRKALDQNKQVRYRVTDVYDGNNLVPSGAHIEAKSKDGSLQYNVFVPNVQNNISINYATGAVTQVNTN
- a CDS encoding ATP-binding protein, with the protein product MTDSDLKKIHIVFNGQDTPPLKISQLFDANKFNRLTAVTGNVTADFINQYLSRFIKVEIALSSPENYEAKTGDEVITKVALTNALLSAANKKPAKVFEALTSDNQANVLNNLFQVAIAPTQAIHSRFYLLSNSETHDTRVILGSLNLDSASFDKERNQYEEILVFDDDIRLFQNLDNHYKNDIKPVLRPFFTENLLNAAQNQIDESLKDTKGTKNAVVILDNEVTDQIAAADMTDLISHDVQKQIDENKIPAMITNSMRDITTNRSQDKEEAERQIQQHDTIYTLQKTAVSPRAAKPKLKSREKIFKQVQDALISGMTPQQRSAEKKYTTFLYDRPMERNLVNNNSGLYVPNDTGTHPIQFGKVATISQIRDGLKSIDAVLKGYQQYVVDYNDDYGKRFYEAILYSFTAPFLWEIRAKASLNPEDGNDIPNFLILGATAGSGKSTLLRIINQLTWNTDRSLIDFGTIYPTDTPQKKAKTVDAIEHYMKLGSSYPVLMDEIEPYFFQQDQYSRHLVVDTMNELVNNPHAIAPLIGTTNYDSGFTMLRETARRTYYLQIDKVIDDQQKGEANKYIYNVRQTLNNTLFKDFVMRMASLLEDDETPWRAFDEKTGKLDFLANTRKIFRDYYQMADMEVPPYFADEICDDFKESSRNRWAKLYLTQEEDFKYRQQDHSLLFDISKLNTFNGFTADSIEKYRNALPIELCVDGINGKRGKFVEIKADEFFKWIGERNPYAENTEENEADNEKMVTTNIAEKVTESPVKEQKKGFWARLFG